In Uranotaenia lowii strain MFRU-FL chromosome 2, ASM2978415v1, whole genome shotgun sequence, one genomic interval encodes:
- the LOC129746127 gene encoding uncharacterized protein LOC129746127 has product MNYGRKTPSTFRSTPSVYSNITSRSQSNLHSQRSKSMKSIRIPWYQKPILHNNKYMDIQRGAIITGTCSIFVALFTIATSIFDIYCLSMAAPGSTHYGYYIISYEFVYVGNVHVRNALMIAALFSLLGALVVFVTGVMLVHALRKEHENRIVPWLWSFAVFTLFRFLALLLFSIVNDLIFAYNILITLIWIVIVLGSFYGWLMVYSLYLELSDLTKLEDLAHLRMGTMQSLNASVAHSLAGSRPTTPHSTVSTMPVGGVV; this is encoded by the coding sequence ATGAACTATGGTCGAAAGACTCCGTCGACCTTCCGGTCGACACCGTCCGTCTATTCAAACATCACCAGCCGATCCCAGTCCAATCTGCACTCGCAGCGATCCAAATCGATGAAATCCATTAGGATACCTTGGTACCAGAAGCCAATTCTGCACAACAACAAGTACATGGATATCCAGCGCGGTGCCATCATTACCGGAACCTGTTCGATTTTTGTGGCTCTCTTCACGATTGCTACATCGATCTTTGATATTTATTGCCTATCGATGGCCGCTCCTGGATCGACGCACTATGGTTATTACATCATTTCGTACGAGTTTGTTTACGTGGGGAATGTACACGTGAGAAATGCCTTGATGATCGCGGCCCTCTTCTCGTTACTTGGAGCTTTAGTGGTTTTCGTGACCGGAGTCATGTTGGTCCATGCCCTGAGAAAAGAGCACGAAAATCGAATCGTTCCATGGCTGTGGAGCTTCGCCGTTTTCACGTTATTCCGATTCCTGGCCCTGTTGCTGTTTTCGATCGTGAACGATCTGATCTTCGCGTACAACATACTGATCACGTTGATCTGGATTGTGATCGTGCTCGGATCCTTCTACGGTTGGTTGATGGTTTACTCGCTCTATCTGGAACTCTCGGATCTCACTAAGCTGGAAGATTTGGCCCACTTACGCATGGGAACCATGCAATCGCTCAACGCCTCGGTGGCCCACTCGCTGGCCGGATCTAGGCCCACAACACCACACAGCACCGTCTCCACCATGCCCGTTGGAGGGGTTGTTTGA